Below is a genomic region from Thermodesulfobacteriota bacterium.
CCCAGTTTCCTATGCACGGTATAGGCAGAATCTACAATTTGTTGGGCTATCGATTCTTCACGTTCTGTTAAAGTTTTGAAACTCATAATTATGCGTACTTGCAGAGCCAAAATGGCCCAAATGCACTCAGGATTCGTAGATTAATTTATTAATATTTTATAGCTCATTTTTTTCTTGGTGTCTTAGTGGCAGAAACTAAGAATAAAATCCAACGCTGGCAAAGCTGACCACCGAGCCGGTGTCGGGCTCGAGAGCCTGGTCGTAATGGAGAAGCTTCCCTTTTTTAGCGTTTATGGTGGAAAGAAGTGCGTAGATGGGGGAGAGGCCGCATATCTTTCTCTGGTCCTTTTCCTCCTTAATAGAGTCGAAGAACCTTTCCGCATCGAGACTTTCTGCATGGGTAAGACTCACCAGGTCTCTTTCCTTAATCCACCTTAGAGTGGATTGGTTAACCGGGTTACGGTCGCCGAACTTTAGTCCGACATGGGCCAGGTCTGCACCGGCGATGACGAAAACTCTGTTTCCCAGTGTGGAGATTGCCTCTTCAATAACACCGAGGAAAGAGGAGACCCTCTGATCTTGTCGCGGCGAGTGCCTATTTTGTATCATTCCAGAGAAAGAGTTGCAGAGTATCGGCACGATCCTGAATCTCTTCTTTTCCCTGAAGAGATACTGGAGGAAAACTATTTGAAATTCGATTGAATGCTCCTGCCGGTGAAATATCTCTCCCTCAAAAAGGTTCCAGTTGCATTTGGCGATTAGTTCCTCTACAAACTCAGTGTCGGTTTCAACCTCTCCGAAAGGAGTCCTGAAGTTCTTTTTGGTTAGGATGAAGGGGTTTTGAACATCTGCGTAATGCGAAGTTCCGAAGATTATGAATGTGTCGGACTCGCAGGCGTTTGCCAATTCTCTATAGGCCAATGCATAAGAACGTCCGCCCCTC
It encodes:
- the amrB gene encoding AmmeMemoRadiSam system protein B yields the protein MNKPKLRYVEAFPVEVEGQRLVCLRDPQNLSGKMVFLPPEALYIISLFDGKHTVLDIQESFMRQFGRLVFRDEVEKLIDQLDEALFLDSENYKDFRGKFEEEFKNSGVRESSHAGLSYPLELREIEKWLDGFFEKAEESHPKNSEPGEVRGLISPHIDLRRGGRSYALAYRELANACESDTFIIFGTSHYADVQNPFILTKKNFRTPFGEVETDTEFVEELIAKCNWNLFEGEIFHRQEHSIEFQIVFLQYLFREKKRFRIVPILCNSFSGMIQNRHSPRQDQRVSSFLGVIEEAISTLGNRVFVIAGADLAHVGLKFGDRNPVNQSTLRWIKERDLVSLTHAESLDAERFFDSIKEEKDQRKICGLSPIYALLSTINAKKGKLLHYDQALEPDTGSVVSFASVGFYS